From one Anopheles cruzii chromosome 3, idAnoCruzAS_RS32_06, whole genome shotgun sequence genomic stretch:
- the LOC128272523 gene encoding alpha-2-macroglobulin receptor-associated protein, whose product MSFRHLLVFALCAYCVRSEKASDKYTKKANVLPDSEIYDPDFRNIQRPFRMAKLNLVWTKAQQRLTEPKLKSLYTELKLHDKEEITYKQLKEKDKDGLKEAQLRDKLVRIMSNYGLLEHFDETQDPEKYKQHKPANGAKDAYKNKSLFKDKKLNKLWDKAETAGFTTEELDALREEFEHHQTKIDVYYNLLEQLGDTEPGQDDDAHLNAINDDEQDRYNEIDRREEPAPAVNKQHAYLHKSNQLRDKHRDIRDNFDRLERISSQGPKSQDFVEPKVQGLWRVALASDFSADELASLKVELLHYESRLLKLRTMHAEHALSIEKHKHSDAKADTHKLMEDNIKKQTRKVEKIQEEVERRIFKHSEL is encoded by the exons ATGTCCTTTCGGCATCTGCTTGTGTTCGCGCTATGCGCCTACTGCGTTCGATCGGAAAAGGCATCCGATAAGTACACCAAAAAGGCAAACGTACTGCCGGATTCGGAGATCTACGATCCCGATTTTCGCAACATTCAGCGACCATTTCGGATGGCCAAGCTGAATCTGGTTTGGACGAAAGCACAACAG CGACTTACCGAACCGAAGTTGAAATCGCTGTATACCGAGCTTAAGCTGCACGATAAGGAAGAGATCACCTACAAGCAGCTGAAGGAGAAGGACAAGGATGGACTGAAGGAGGCCCAGCTGCGGGATAAGCTGGTGCGCATTATGAGCAACTACGGGTTGCTGGAGCACTTTGACGAAACGCAGGATCCCGAGAAGTACAAGCAGCACAAACCGGCCAACGGGGCCAAGGATGCGTACAAGAACAAGAGTCTGTTCAAGGACAAGAAGCTAAACAAGCTGTGGGATAAGGCCGAAACGGCCGGCTTCACGACGGAGGAGCTGGACGCGCTGCGGGAAGAGTTTGAGCACCACCAAACGAAGATCGATGTTTATTACAATTTGCTCGAGCAGCTCGGGGATACGGAGCCGGGCCAGGATGATGACGCGCATCTGAACGcgatcaacgacgacgagcaggatCGCTATAATGAGATCGATCGGCGGgaggaaccggcaccggccgtcAACAAGCAGCACGCGTATCTGCATAAATCGaaccagctgcgtgacaagCACCGCGACATTCGTGACAATTTCGATCGTTTGGAGCGCATCTCCTCGCAGGGTCCGAAGAGTCAGGATTTTGTCGAACCGAAGGTGCAGGGCCTCTGGCGGGTGGCACTGGCCAGTGACTTTAGTGCGGACGAGCTGGCTTCGCTCAAGGTGGAACTGCTGCATTACGAAAGCCGGCTGCTAAAGTTGCGCACCATGCACGCCGAACACGCGCTCAGCATCGAGAAGCACAAACACAGCGACGCAAAGGCGGACACGCACAAGCTGATGGAGGACAACATCAAGAAGCAGACGCGCAAGGTGGAAAAGATACAGGAAGAGGTGGAGCGAAGAATCTTCAAACACTCGGAACTCTAG